atcagatatcaatttgtatataaattaggAGATTAAGTTTGGATGCCAATAAGACCACTGCTCTACTAGAGACTAAAgaacatacaaaatgtaaacagcTACATTtgttcaacaatgaacaaaaccagTAACATTTATTAAGCTGTATGtggtaataataaaaaaaaaaatccagaatgTTTATGATTTATTCATCAGAATTATTCCAGTgtataatgtttttaatttgtgacCAAGCTCTTATTTATCTAACAGGATTATGCCAGTTTAATTTCCCAGGCTATCTATGCAGCATACTGCCACTCTTTCCCTGACTCATACAGACAGTTTGGGGAACAGTTTAAAGAAGATATAATCACACTAGTGTACGATTGGATAACAGGTTTGTTATAGAAATTCtataatatttctattatgGATGTGGCCTgttatttattctataaaatatttgaaaatagctAGAAATAAACTTTATTTGGCAAAGTAATTTGATAGTAGATATAAACACTAATATCATTTGCAGTTGGATAAGCATCTACTGCAAATCAATAAAGTATGTGTAAAAGTTGATCATTGGCTTAAATCTGTTCCAAAGGGAAAATTTGAATTATGAATTAACATTAACTGCTagtaagatttatttttttagaacacCTAGTTCACATTATTTATGCCTCATTTTTACAGGTATAAAACCAGCCCCTAGATTATGGATGAAGTGGAACATGAGTAAGCTAGAACCTCCAGATATCAACATTAGGGAGGAGATGATCAACTCACAGAAGAAGAAATGTAAGTTTatgttcaataatgatgattttttaagATCAATCCcattaagtattttaaaaaggaATTGACCTTACATCATAATTTTGAGTAATAAAGTTTTACTTATTTCCACATTTCTACAAACTTAAAAGAAGTAGAAATACAACATATTAAGCTGCATAAATGCCTTAAATGTCTATCAATGAAACAAACTGTCTGATTTCATTTTGTGTGAAGATCTTTTGCAGGATTACAAAATAAGGAGATATTATCTGactgccaatgaaacaactatctgCAAGAGGATAAACGATGTAgatatttgaaactttatattaacaaatagccttcaacaatgagcaaacctaATACTGCATAGCATGCCTAGACAGgacaaaatgtattataattcaAACCAGAACGTCCAAAGCATGTGTGTAAATGTAATAAACAAAAAGCAAATATGATGTACATTCAACAACAGCAACCTCTTAAGTACAGACTGTTAAAATGAAACAGGCTAATATAGAAGtccatatttcattcatttatattttattcatttaaaaaaattatgaaaaatttcactttgtaatgaaatatattttaataattagatgattatattactttttttagcATCTTCCAATATAAACTCGAGTTTCTTAGACAATCTGTTATCTACCAATTCACCTAGTCAGTACACCTCCACAACATCTCTCAACCAATCCATGTCTATGGCAAGTGGATTTGGTGGGAAAAGGAGACGTGGAATCCACAGAAAGAGGAGCTCAATTGCATCCACATCGTCCAAGATTAAAAACTCTGGATCTGCCAGCTCATCAAGAGATGGATCAACTGTTGACTTCTCCTCTGACTCCATGAAATCTTCTCCTGGAAAGCATAAGCCAAAACAGAGACCAGTGGATCCAAGGAAACTAATGGATGCCTTGACACCTATAAGGGAGACTACTCTAGAAGATATGTATGAAAAACATGATACTAAGACCTCTACATCACATTCTGCTGTGAAAGTTCCATCAAAGCTGTCTGAGAGGATGGTTCAGGAGGTAGAGgcataaaattattataaccaTGTTTGGAAAAGATAATCTTTTCTAAAAAGAAATTCACCATTCagcattttgtaaatataatagGTTTTTTTGGTCAATATTGATAAGATGCAATTCAGCTTATCTAGAAAATATAAAGTACAATGgaataataaatcatttttttaaagtatttttgatatgttgttttctttttcagtcCCATCCAGCGTGTGTTGGTCCTACATTCAGTCGATGTTCTTTCAACATAAATGGCCAGAGTCCCTTACTGTCACATTATATGTATATGAAGCACCTACAGTATGACAGTGGACAAAATGTCAGAGTGACCAGGACAGAAATGGAAAATCTACCTCCATATCCTTTTGATAAGATGATTAtgcaaaagagaaaactaatcTTAGTGatgcttttatttgtttttagttatgTTACTTATCATATAGAAAATGGGGTAATTTTCACATAGAAAAAAAGATTATGGTGTTTCAATTCCTAACAGGTAATCACCACATGAATAGAATAAAAAAGCAAAGGCACTTTTATTGCTATTCTGCATCAGAAATTCACAGTAAAGTCTTTAGCATTAGCAAAActctatgaaaaaaaacacagcaaTTTCACTAAATAGCATGAAATCTCAAGTCTCGTCCCATAGAGGTCACTTTCTATGGGTTTTTGTAAGTCCCTAATAAATTTAACCTGATTTAGGAGACTTCATACATATAAGGAATGACACCCACACAatcatttgttaattttaacatCTGCTTATTATACTTCTACTGTAGGttaattttgtttgtgtatCAATCTAGACTTCGTTCTGTGGGTTGGGTCAATACAAAATTAAAGTCACcaaaattcttataaaaaaattcttgcataTATTGTATCAGATAAATGAACCATCCTCTGTGTTTGTCTCCtcttttatgaaacatattgtGTCTACCAGAAGTCTCCAAGTATATTTTTCCTTAACCTGCCTACATTAGATACACCAACCTATAGAGAAGTTATCAAGGAATCCTTTAAGAATGTGAGGAATATGCAGAGACAATACGAGGTGTAAGTACCTTATTCAaatgaaatctgaaatatattttcaggTGTATCATAGATACAGAAAATAGAACTTGAAAATGTGGCCTGTATTccaacaaatatataaactcagaaaatatgtatttgattttcaacGAAAGCATTTAcctaaaaatatgcaaactCAGTTGTgaagaatattattttaaaatacacagaATAAGCAAAACGTTTTTATAAGTGGTTGTCAAGTTTCATCATGTCATGCAATAAATcaggacacaaataaaaacAGAGTAACTGTTCatgtttgaattatttgttatttgataaatgttGCAGAGATGTTAAATTCAGCACTTTCgtctattagaaaaaaaattatctgctTTGTAGAAAAGTTTTAAGTTATACATTTGTACCGAAGAATGTGCTATAAACAAATCTCTTGTAAACTTCAAAAAACTTGTGTGTGGaacatttatattacatttcTATTGAAACtgtataatttgtatttgttttataggtTTTATGAGAAGAGTTCGAAGGAGAATCGTGCTTCTTTAAAGAAACATAGACTTTTGAAGAAGGAGTATGAACTAAAGGAAAGTGCTTTGTTGGCTGATCCAAAACAAGTTAAAAAACTGGTGGAACTTATATTATTGGATCTTGATGTGagtatagatataaaaagggGGGAATTCAGGGAGAAATTTTATTCTAAGAGAGGATGCATATAATGATTAGGTTAGATTAGAAAAGATTTCCttagataataaataaaatatatttaaatccTTAACTTTGTGACAAAATAATTGCAATTCTggattttttagaaaaatggtgTTAGTGTTAGGTACttcattaaatattaatttcagaagtttcacttttttctacattaatttctTTGTGCAGTTTTTATAGCATCCTTATAAATGATGTGTGGGCAAATTATAATATCTTAAACAGAGATATTCTTCCTTTGTTAACATTAGATTTAGGGTTTTCTTGACATATTTTCAAGAAAGGGctatgtaatacatgtatgtataagaTTGAATTTTAAGATAGTTTTTATTTGTCTGTCAATAAAACAAGAATCTGAGAAAGTATTATTCatgacaattattttgttttttagacTGATGATGAAAACACAACATCAGGGGCTGACGAGGCATTAGAATTAGCAATGAAATCAGTTCAGGTTGCTTAGTGCAGAGGATGAGGCATTAGAATTAGCAATGAAATATGTAATGGTGGCATAATACAGTCATATAAAACCTGTATAAAATTAGGTATGAAGTCTGTTATTGTGGTATACTGAATACATATTCACTATGATGAGAAACAATGGAGTATATTCAAATTATAGactttgtaaattgtaaaacattGAATGGTTTTACTGACAATATTGTAGTCATACCATTATATGAAAAATCATATGTACCTTAAAGTTAATCTCAACTGTTTGAcacttttttaacaatacacttTACATaaagttttgcatttttttatgcacaatttacagaaaatattttttgtcttcaatattagtgaaatttttattttcaaatatattacttttttagatatctgttttctatataaatttatttttttaatatttatgctGTTAGATGTATTAAagtgatatttgattttgttataaatggtTGTGTTAGTTCTTAATATTGCTTGGTAGAATCAATCAGTTTAggtttttatttcttctaaCTGAGATCATCTCttgtcatatttttgtttgatcagtttgataaaaatatttctcttcactagtgaaaaatctgttcttgGAAAATGATTGGTCgaaatttaagtatgatgtcaaattttcttgttttttttttaaacatgacaTCACGAAAAAGgtgaccatgcctgatgaccttacatcaaaagtacacaactttcCACAAATCTTTGCAAAGGAAGTAAAAAAACGcattaaagaaacaaattcCACCACTAAAACTTgtgtattatgatatattttccCCTCTCAACAGTtacatttgaattattaaaaaagcTCTGCTCAGCAAGTCTGCGCTTTAAAGATTCAAATTTGACAGTCTtgagtggagaaatattgtaacacacttgttgcagtggtgaaaattatatttatcataatCTATAAGTGCAAGTCATAAAAGAAAGTTACTTCACTGAACTGTAGTTCAAGTTATCAGTGTCAGATTTATTGATTGATGATTTGGTATCTGATGTCAAGTATCTTGTAgtgatatttaaatttgatatatgataGTTCTGTTGTTATTTCAATGTTGGTATAACATTTAGTGAAGGAAATAAGAGATAGAAAATAGAAAGCAAGCTACTAAATCtagaagatgttttttttattcaaattaaattgaGCAATATTGTAAGATGCTTTATATTATATCCAGAGCAATCAGATTTGAGAGTGAGAGAGATATTGTTCTAATTGTATGGTGATaagctatttaaaaaaactatttttatattgtttgttaaaaatgtttggttatattatgttgttagccttgaaaacaattattttgtatccttttttgttttgtttttttgtataacaaatatattaacttttaataattgatttatatttggcTGTTACTGACTGTGATACATTGTACaataaattgttgttttattatctattacttaattttattatacttcacgttaaaatgcaatattttgattggcttatATGAGGGTGTCAATTTTCTCTATCACATGGGTGAGCGGGTGACAACGTAAATAGTACCCTCTCGTCCAGATCAATAAAAAATCAAGGACAATGAATATCAGTAATGTTGTTATGGACGTGGCGTCtaagaaaatacttttaaaataaaattaatctgtttaaagacaataatgataggacattcagtataataaattaaataacacatacatGAGAGGGAATAGATTAGATTTGTACCCCTCAAAAAGGCATGGTCAACCTTGGCTTTGCCGCGGTGGACAATGTTTTCTCCAGGTAACAATTTGCTCTTTCACCCTCTCAGCCATGtgctatttatataaagaaatgagTTAATTGCTTTGAAATCTAGctaaaagacaatataaaaagcACTATATTATTGTTTCCAATGATTATATCACCAAGTTGATCTTTATGGATAGTATTAATAAGTCCctacatataaaaaaggagatgtggtatgattgccaatgagacaactgttcacaagagacctgaatgacacagacattaataattataagtcaccgtacggccttcaacaatgagcaaagcccatgctgcatagtcagctgtagaaggcccagataagacagtgtaaaataattcaaacttgaaaactaacggccttatttatataaaaaaaaatgaaagaaatataaatatgtaacacataaacaaacgacaaccactgaatgacaggctcctgacttgggacaggcttaGTTAAACATACCAGTCTTGGGAAATTTCTGATATCAAGGCCTGAATTATACCATGGAAAAAACAAAGAATGTCTTAAAATAGACACATGATATTTGAACTTGAACTCATTATTAATGTTTGATATCCTCCATTCATTTTAGGGATCCAGGAGGGTACCCCTTAAATCAAAAAGTAATGTCTTAAAATAGCCTCAGATcacttttttacaaataaacctATGTTAAAGGTCACATGTTCTCATAAAAGAGACATCAGGTTGCAAGGTCATTCACTAAATCATCCAAGATTGCAAGTGTCGAATCCACATTTTTGTCTAGCATGTGATATAAGTTGAAACTGAACTATCTGGTGTTGGTGGCATCTTTACATTTCAGACgttagaagacctggatgcttcatatcTTGTATGCAGATACTTTAAAGTCTAAGTATCTGTCGTTCATAtatccaatgtccttgaccttattttcatggttcagtgactgctggagaaaaaaaaattcacttgTCATGAGTATTAGGGTAACTTTATTTAGTATTAAGGGTTCCTTGCGAATTCTTCATGTTTGTCAGTCAGGATTTaactgaccttgacctcatttcatggatcagtgagcAAGGTTAAGAGTTAGTTGATGAGGTCTGTTTCTCAAATTTTGTAAGCTGCAAGATAACTATATGTGGTGTATGGCATGTCTTTCTGGCAGGtatcatttgaccttgacctaatgttcatggttcattggtcaatgtaaagtttttggtgtttttttctgtatttcaaGTACATGTACTGGTAATCGGtgaactatatttagtgtataaAATGATTGTTAGGTATACACATCATTCTTGTAAGTCTCatatgacattgacctcattttcacagttcattgataaatgatatgttttcctatttcaggctgtttttcaaatttttaaagtataatgTCAGCTGTTGTTGGtgaatgaaataattgtaagggTACATGTCTGTCTAGCATGTATTATCTGACCTTGATTCGTTTACATAATTCAATGGTCAATGAtacattttctcaatttttgtcagtctttcaaatattatagCAACAggtctatatttggtgtatagggtgattgtaaggtgtacatggcTGTCTTGCCTTgttcatctgaccatgacctcattatCATAGGACATtgataatgttaagtttatgtaatatttggGATACAAACTTGTCAGTACGTccatctgtcctgcttcagtttataagtttttggtcaaggtagtttttaatgaagatgaagtccaatcaactagaAATTTAGTAAACATTTCACCTATGCTATGATCTTTCTGACTTGAATTTAAAAGTAGAGATTGGTCCCacatttcacggtccactgaacatagaaaatgatagtgcaggtGGGGCATCCATgcactatggacacattcttttttgGTTATAGATCAACTCTAATTGCTCAATAAAATTATTGTGTAAAATATGAAGAAGAGACTAATGtgattatacaaaaaaaaatagaggttaGCATAATAAAGGACATCCCCAAGTCAAAAAGAATGTAGTCATAGACAAACAATACAGTCCATTTAAAATTTAGCTTATTATTTAAGAACATTTCTCCTATATAATGAGTAGGTCAGCGATATATTGTGTAATAGAATATGACTGTCAGGTGTAAATGTCTTTGTCAAAAGTagcttgaccttgacctcttcATTGTTGAACAATCAGCATTAACAGTTATCTTTATGAAAGTATTAAGTAACTGTATTAAATAGTGATTATAAGGTTACAACATGTCCATGGAACCTAGTCATAACAACTCAATTTCATAGTCACTGTTTATACAagttcaactttaaaaaaaatagttttagaTATACATGTTGGCTAATATGGGGTAATGATCACAGaagaataaaatttgataaaacaaaacctgAATACCATCTTTTGAACCATATGTTCATCTAATTACAAACTTAATATGACTATAGGCCATGGGATGAAGAAGTCTCCTTTTGATCTTAAATtcacaatgtcaaaggtcaaggtcacaccACCAATGCAAACCCTGTAAGGAGGTCaagagtttggtatttttagataatttatgTTGAATTTAATTGAAGGTCACGGTGCATAGAAGTTTTGTTTCTAGACGAGATTGTTTGAgctttaaatataaatgagaTCTTGACCAATCTCAGTTGGATAATTGGCCTTGTCAACAGACCAATTGAGAGGGAATTTGATCTTCCTTAAGAAAGACTGATTCGAACCGTTTGCCAACCTTCGCTAAACTTTGCTTGAATATTTCTATTGGTGGCATTATGGGAAAAGTTTCGTTTCTAGACAATATCTACTGAGATTTAAACAATTTGTGTTGGATAATTCGTCTATGAGTCAGTGGGAAGTCC
The genomic region above belongs to Mytilus trossulus isolate FHL-02 chromosome 7, PNRI_Mtr1.1.1.hap1, whole genome shotgun sequence and contains:
- the LOC134725977 gene encoding protein FAM227A-like isoform X3, which gives rise to MERLNRVGSPIDICDGNLDSKPEVLAKKRKQIESIQRAKSPFFIGSIDLVNKRISKLERRFQKYTQLVVESRASQHEDISDTASVISGKGMDRYHTKEKEAKEINKFAGYFTMKQTFLPGRSERVKNIAKVSMSQGKVNTVKKDTGKPKFVELYQYPGYDGIELTPLPDDIPAIEMLRKATEAQMELYKKPVYKPYYEKWFYCEASQAVFQDLFWYLFLDKYQSSKNSQVRLFNRCAHNFVKLMMYVNHPRFRDVFFTDYASLISQAIYAAYCHSFPDSYRQFGEQFKEDIITLVYDWITGIKPAPRLWMKWNMSKLEPPDINIREEMINSQKKKSSSNINSSFLDNLLSTNSPSQYTSTTSLNQSMSMASGFGGKRRRGIHRKRSSIASTSSKIKNSGSASSSRDGSTVDFSSDSMKSSPGKHKPKQRPVDPRKLMDALTPIRETTLEDMYEKHDTKTSTSHSAVKVPSKLSERMVQESHPACVGPTFSRCSFNINGQSPLLSHYMYMKHLQYDSGQNVRVTRTEMENLPPLDTPTYREVIKESFKNVRNMQRQYEVFYEKSSKENRASLKKHRLLKKEYELKESALLADPKQVKKLVELILLDLDTDDENTTSGADEALELAMKSVQVA
- the LOC134725977 gene encoding protein FAM227A-like isoform X1, with amino-acid sequence MERLNRVGSPIDICDGNLDSKPEVLAKKRKQIESIQRAKSPFFIGSIDLVNKRISKLERRFQKYTQLVVESRASQHEDISDTASVISGKGMDRYHTKEKEAKEINKFAGYFTMKQTFLPGRSERVKNIAKVSMSQGKVNTVKKDTGKPKFVELYQYPGYDGIELTPLPDDIPAIEMLRKATEAQMELYKKKRGSNKPVYKPYYEKWFYCEASQAVFQDLFWYLFLDKYQSSKNSQVRLFNRCAHNFVKLMMYVNHPRFRDVFFTDYASLISQAIYAAYCHSFPDSYRQFGEQFKEDIITLVYDWITGIKPAPRLWMKWNMSKLEPPDINIREEMINSQKKKSSSNINSSFLDNLLSTNSPSQYTSTTSLNQSMSMASGFGGKRRRGIHRKRSSIASTSSKIKNSGSASSSRDGSTVDFSSDSMKSSPGKHKPKQRPVDPRKLMDALTPIRETTLEDMYEKHDTKTSTSHSAVKVPSKLSERMVQESHPACVGPTFSRCSFNINGQSPLLSHYMYMKHLQYDSGQNVRVTRTEMENLPPYPFDKMIMQKRKLILVMLLFVFSYVTYHIENGVIFT
- the LOC134725977 gene encoding protein FAM227A-like isoform X2 — its product is MERLNRVGSPIDICDGNLDSKPEVLAKKRKQIESIQRAKSPFFIGSIDLVNKRISKLERRFQKYTQLVVESRASQHEDISDTASVISGKGMDRYHTKEKEAKEINKFAGYFTMKQTFLPGRSERVKNIAKVSMSQGKVNTVKKDTGKPKFVELYQYPGYDGIELTPLPDDIPAIEMLRKATEAQMELYKKGVSQPVYKPYYEKWFYCEASQAVFQDLFWYLFLDKYQSSKNSQVRLFNRCAHNFVKLMMYVNHPRFRDVFFTDYASLISQAIYAAYCHSFPDSYRQFGEQFKEDIITLVYDWITGIKPAPRLWMKWNMSKLEPPDINIREEMINSQKKKSSSNINSSFLDNLLSTNSPSQYTSTTSLNQSMSMASGFGGKRRRGIHRKRSSIASTSSKIKNSGSASSSRDGSTVDFSSDSMKSSPGKHKPKQRPVDPRKLMDALTPIRETTLEDMYEKHDTKTSTSHSAVKVPSKLSERMVQESHPACVGPTFSRCSFNINGQSPLLSHYMYMKHLQYDSGQNVRVTRTEMENLPPYPFDKMIMQKRKLILVMLLFVFSYVTYHIENGVIFT